A region from the Aegilops tauschii subsp. strangulata cultivar AL8/78 chromosome 5, Aet v6.0, whole genome shotgun sequence genome encodes:
- the LOC109736418 gene encoding uncharacterized protein At4g22758 — MAVAVPSTLPMKLRKVELRGKAAATGVAGRARVLVTVTVLGSAGPLRFLVDEGESVDGLIRAALRCYAREGRMPLLGSDAANFLLYTANGRSDALKSDERISFNGCRSFMLWQKTVADNHGSEPAVATTVNSCPGRKGISGWKFGLNKILLNFSFKV; from the exons ATGGCTGTTGCTGTGCCGTCGACGCTGCCGATGAAGCTTAGGAAGGTTGAGCTCCGTGGCAAGGCAGCGGCGACAGGGGTTGCCGGCCGCGCGCGCGTGCTGGTGACGGTTACCGTCCTCGGGAGCGCCGGCCCGCTACGGTTCTTGGTCGACGAGGGCGAGTCGGTCGACGGACTAATCCGTGCTGCGCTCCGCTGCTATGCCCGCGAGGGCCGCATGCCGCTGCTCGGCTCCGACGCTGCCAACTTCCTCCTCTACACGGCCAATGGCAGATCCGACG CTCTCAAGTCCGATGAGAGGATCAGCTTCAATGGATGCAGGAGCTTCATGCTCTGGCAGAAGACCGTCGCCGACAACCATGGGTCTGAGCCGGCGGTGGCTACCACGGTTAATTCCTGCCCAGGCAGGAAGGGGATCAGCGGCTGGAAATTTGGCCTGAACAAGATCCTTCTCAACTTCAGCTTCAAGGTGTGA